A stretch of Ipomoea triloba cultivar NCNSP0323 chromosome 11, ASM357664v1 DNA encodes these proteins:
- the LOC115996677 gene encoding uncharacterized protein LOC115996677, translating to MADVQQQLQQKPESTADDARVEFERGLEELMRGHLDDCISFTSCSSVRDTEDEDDESDQLVSRRRRSAAAGGELGESSAARRCHSRILSRWAARHAQEMITTMERRNRESELMALTRLHTVSMLDSSFLRESQSPTSRRQGDGERISSRASTIMRMWRELEDEHMLNRARERVRERLTHQRSVDSDANMSSMNMSESRESDNQGSFTDATECENDYGTWSHDPIGQQNENIEHDSSSREESPDVGEVERERVRQIVHGWMESGITDTSSNVAQRNGSPRGEWLGETERERVRIVREWVQMTSQQRASNGGRREEQTNGLGADTDREGSIADHEEGQPEHVRRDMLRLRGRQALLDLLVRIEGERQRELQGLSEHRAVSDFAHRNRIQSLLRGRFLRNEMPVEEERTPSVAASELVQLRQRHTVSGLREGFRSRLENIVRGQVSSNSEPPSDSTNNDSQNHQNRINPSLRVQNENLEHLHPREQESNPHRLHEHRESIDVSTTSIDQSPSQQTARDQDRVWVEQVTESDGGDQEDLTSDESTRWTHETVENTSTNLNANSVTTRPLETAGDASGDEQPLPEAQEVWHEDGSREAVENWSEGLSDPPRVRRSAPFRRFNRFHPPEDENVYSMELRELLSRRSVSNLLRSGFRESLDQLIHSYVERQSRGPIDWDLHRDLPIPASPERDQDHQSNEQNEDQLDDTGRPSLVLPSPPVPPPQPAWHQDMHHSGWARHSVHRSELEWETINDLRADMAKLQQGMNNMQRMLEACMDMQLELQRSVRQEVSAALNRSSGGQGATDASMDGSKWGHVRKGTCCICCDSHIDSLLYRCGHMCTCSKCASELVGSGGKCPLCRAPIVEVIRAYSIM from the exons ATGGCTGATGTTCAGCAGCAGCTCCAGCAGAAGCCTGAGAGCACTGCTGATGATGCTCGTGTTGAATTCGAGAGGGGGCTTGAGGAATTGATGCGTGGACATTTGGATGATTGTATTTCGTTTACGTCGTGCAGCTCTGTGAGGGATACggaggatgaggatgacgaGAGTGACCAGCTTGTCAGTAGGAGGAGGAGGTCTGCTGCAGCGGGGGGTGAGCTGGGAGAGTCATCTGCAGCCAGGAGGTGCCATTCGCGGATTTTGAGTAGGTGGGCTGCTAGGCATGCGCAAGAGATGATTACCACAATGGAGAGGAGGAATCGTGAGTCTGAGTTGATGGCACTCACCCGTTTACACACGGTTTCCATGCTTGATTCTTCATTCTTGCGGGAATCACAGTCTCCTACTTCAAGGCGACAGGGTGATGGTGAGAGAATAAGCAGTCGGGCATCGACTATTATGCGGATGTGGCGGGAGTTGGAGGACGAACATATGTTGAACCGTGCCCGAGAGAGGGTGAGGGAAAGACTAACACATCAGAGGAGTGTGGATTCAGATGCAAATATGTCTAGTATGAATATGTCTGAAAGCAGAGAAAGTGACAATCAGGGCAGCTTTACAGATGCTACTGAGTGTGAGAATGACTATGGAACTTGGTCTCACGATCCAATTGGACAACAGAATGAAAATATAGAGCATGACAGTTCTAGCCGGGAGGAATCTCCTGATGTAGGTGAGGTTGAGAGGGAGAGAGTGAGGCAAATTGTTCATGGGTGGATGGAGAGTGGTATCACAGACACTTCATCTAATGTTGCCCAGAGGAATGGTAGCCCAAGAGGGGAATGGCTTGGGGAAACTGAGCGGGAAAGAGTTAGAATTGTGAGGGAGTGGGTGCAAATGACCAGTCAACAAAGGGCATCTAATGGGGGCCGCAGGGAGGAACAGACCAATGGACTCGGTGCTGACACTGATCGTGAGGGGTCAATTGCCGACCATGAGGAAGGTCAGCCAGAGCATGTTCGCAGGGACATGCTTAGGTTGCGTGGAAGACAGGCTCTACTCGACTTGCTTGTGAGGATTGAAGGGGAAAGGCAAAGGGAACTTCAGGGACTTTCAGAGCACCGAGCTGTTTCTGACTTTGCCCACCGCAATCGCATTCAA TCACTACTCAGAGGTAGATTCTTGCGAAATGAAATGCCTGTTGAGGAGGAGAGAACGCCTTCAGTGGCAGCAAGTGAACTGGTTCAGCTAAGGCAACGACACACTGTCTCTGGGCTGAG GGAAGGATTCCGCTCTAGACTAGAAAACATTGTTCGTGGTCAAGTTAGTAGCAACTCTGAACCTCCATCTGATAGTACCAACAATGATTCTCAAAATCACCAGAATCGTATAAATCCTTCACTGCGGGTTCAAAATGAAAATCTCGAGCATCTGCATCCTAGGGAACAGGAGAGTAACCCTCATCGGTTGCATGAACACAGAGAAAGCATTGATGTTAGTACAACTAGTATCGATCAAAGTCCAAGTCAGCAAACAGCTCGTGATCAGGATAGGGTATGGGTGGAACAGGTCACTGAATCTGATGGAGGGGACCAGGAAGATTTGACTTCTGATGAATCTACTAGGTGGACTCACGAGACTGTTGAAAACACAAGCACGAATTTGAATGCTAATTCAGTAACCACTCGGCCCCTTGAGACAGCCGGGGATGCAAGTGGAGATGAACAACCGTTGCCAGAAGCCCAAGAGGTTTGGCATGAGGATGGTTCACGAGAAGCCGTCGAGAATTGGTCTGAGGGACTTTCCGATCCTCCTAGAGTGCGGCGCTCAGCCCCGTTTAGGAGATTTAATAGATTCCATCCCCCCGAGGACGAGAATGTGTACAGTATGGAACTCAGGGAACTTCTAAGCAG GAGGAGTGTTTCCAATCTTCTGCGGAGTGGCTTCCGTGAGAGTTTGGATCAATTAATTCATTCGTATGTAGAACGGCAAAGCCGTGGGCCTATTGATTGGGACCTGCACAGAGACCTGCCCATCCCCGCCTCACCAGAGCGGGATCAAGACCACCAGAGCAATGAGCAAAACGAAGATCAGCTCGATGATACTGGTAGGCCTTCCCTTGTACTACCATCTCCTCCTGTGCCTCCACCACAACCAGCTTGGCATCAGGATATGCACCATTCTGGTTGGGCCCGTCATAGTGTCCATCGTTCCGAACTT GAATGGGAGACAATAAACGACCTGAGGGCAGACATGGCTAAACTGCAGCAAGGTATGAACAACATGCAGAGAATGTTGGAAGCGTGCATGGATATGCAACTGGAGTTGCAGCGCTCGGTCAGACAGGAGGTTTCAGCCGCTTTGAACCGGTCATCTGGTGGACAAG GGGCTACAGATGCCTCAATGGATGGCTCGAAATGGGGCCATGTGAGAAAGGGTACTTGCTGTATCTGTTGTGATAGCCACATTGATTCCCTGCTCTACAG ATGCGGGCACATGTGCACTTGTTCAAAATGCGCGAGTGAGTTAGTTGGAAGCGGAGGGAAGTGTCCATTGTGCCGAGCACCCATCGTCGAGGTCATCCGAGCTTACTCTATAATGTAG